One bacterium genomic window carries:
- a CDS encoding UDP-3-O-acyl-N-acetylglucosamine deacetylase yields the protein MSQRTIAEKISCTGIGLHTGAPVQLTLHPARAGTGIVFVRSDLAHPVEIPARRDSVTSTVMATTLGRGDATVSTVEHLLSALYGLGVDNARIEVDGPEIPVMDGSAASFVFLIRSAGLFDQNAPRRLLRMRETLEVRDGDRSIRIEAARSLRVTYSVDFAHPAIGRQSLSELDVNGETFEREIGRARTFGFLREVETLWRNGLGRGGNLDNTVIMDDHNVLNDDGLRWSDEFVRHKILDLIGDISLLGLPIAGHITAVRGGHALHQALVEKILANPDAWVLEGGDADTAALEQLPMGDPAQASA from the coding sequence GTGAGTCAGCGAACCATTGCAGAGAAGATCTCTTGCACCGGGATCGGCCTGCACACCGGCGCTCCGGTCCAGCTTACATTGCATCCGGCTCGGGCCGGCACCGGCATCGTCTTCGTGCGCAGCGATCTGGCCCATCCGGTGGAGATTCCGGCCCGCCGGGATTCCGTGACCTCTACCGTGATGGCGACGACCCTCGGCCGCGGCGACGCCACGGTCAGCACGGTCGAGCACCTGCTTTCGGCTCTCTACGGCCTGGGCGTGGACAACGCCCGGATCGAGGTGGATGGCCCCGAGATCCCCGTGATGGACGGCAGTGCAGCCTCTTTCGTCTTCCTGATCCGTTCTGCGGGTCTGTTCGACCAGAACGCACCCCGCCGTCTGCTGCGTATGCGTGAGACTCTCGAAGTGCGCGACGGCGATCGATCGATTCGCATCGAGGCTGCTCGCTCGCTCCGTGTCACCTATTCGGTCGATTTCGCTCATCCCGCCATCGGTCGCCAGAGCCTCAGCGAGCTGGACGTGAATGGCGAAACCTTCGAGCGCGAGATTGGCCGCGCCCGCACCTTCGGCTTCCTGCGCGAGGTCGAGACCCTGTGGCGCAACGGCCTGGGTCGAGGCGGCAACCTGGACAACACGGTCATCATGGACGACCACAACGTGCTCAACGACGACGGCCTGCGCTGGTCCGACGAGTTCGTGCGCCACAAGATCCTCGATCTGATTGGCGATATCTCCCTGCTAGGCCTTCCCATTGCCGGCCATATCACGGCCGTGCGCGGTGGCCATGCGCTCCACCAGGCCCTGGTGGAGAAGATCCTCGCCAACCCGGATGCCTGGGTACTCGAGGGCGGCGATGCGGACACGGCAGCCCTCGAGCAACTGCCCATGGGTGATCCGGCGCAAGCCTCCGCCTAA